TGTAGCCTTAAGTACACCGGGGCGCCTCGCACCCCTGTTATTAACCAACTGGCTTTGTAGCTACAAAGGAAGTACCAAGAGGTTTGAACCAAACACCGGAGGGTTCAGGTGGCCCTGCCGCTAACCTTATTTTCTATATTTTAGTTTAATTGCATCAGTTTCACATGCAATGTTAGAAGAAATGTCAGAAGAACCAGTTAGAACATTGCAGAATGACCTGGGATGATTCCATCTGCCGGACCCTTTGTGTGAAAAGATCAGAAAGTGCAGAACACCTGGAAAGTCAATTCTGAAGTCAACTTTCTGCTTGAGAGGCGAGATCTGAAGCTGGAAGGCAGTCACAGGAATGAGAAGAGCCACCACCGGCAGCAACACCCGGAATAAGTGAGTGTGTTCTTACCACTACTTTCCACGAGTCACTGTTTCTGTGAAATCCAAACAGGTAACACAACAGGAACATCAGGGAGAAGGAAAATGAACTCAGTGAGACATACATAACCCATCCCTGCAGCATAGGGAAATACACTGTGGTGGCAGCTACGAGGATCCAGACCCAGCATCCAAATATCtgccaaaaacaaacaagaaacccAATGAACTCCATTGAGCGAGTCAATTTTGCTCTTGTTCATACATTGCATTTCTCATCGTCCCTAGCTTGGTTGTCTCAATATTAAGAGACAATACACCAGGcccaccagctctgcactcaTTATTGTTAGTATGATAGCAATGACTAGAGCCTCACTGGTGTCTAGGCCCAATTGTGTTGGGTACTGTAGAGACAGCTGGTAAATTatagtccctgctccagaaaGCGTATCGCCTGTGAGTACTGCCTGGGAGAGGAGTATTGGAATGGCCCCACCCAGAGGAGCCATGATAAAGCCACACCCCGTGAGTATggactacattctttgttcctgatCGCATCAAGCCCAGTACAAGTTGACCCAACTCTTCAACCAAAActcaaactgagatttttttttttccccacacaatgcacagtgaacctgtggaactccttgccagaggatgttgtgaaggccaagactataacagggttcaaaaaagaactagataaattcacggtggataggtccatcaatggctattagccaggatgggcagggatggtgtccctagcctctgtttgccagaagctgggaatgggtgacaggggatggatcactggatgattacctgttctgttcattccctctggggcacctggcattggccactgttggaagacaggatactgggctagatggacctttggtctgactcagtatggctgttcttattttcttatgggaTGTCTTCCTAAAAGATACATTCTAATTCAGctacaagttattggactcaatagTGTTCACTTATATAGCAGAGCAGAATAATTATCTCTAccgcaggaatcactgggtgagatTATCTGACATACAGGGGTCAGAGTAGATggtcacattggtcccttctggccttaaaaagcTATGACTCTATGAAAAAGCAGACATGATCCTTTTTCAACATCCAAATCTTGTTTTTTGGTTAACTTTAAAATGATGACTTGCCAGTTTCATGTCTCTTTTCGCTTCTAGCCAGGATCAAATGTGGATGGGCTGAAGTACCAAGGAAAGACACAAGAACGTTCTGACCAGAAGCATCAGCAATCTCACAAGCAATCAGTTCTCCACAAGGGTTCCAGCATAATTTGGCAGAGTCAAGAGGTTTGGATAAGCTCTAGTGTTTTTTGGATCTTTACCCCAGCTGGGTCCTCTGCAATTCATCATTGGTGTATGTTACTCTGTGATCCAAATTCAGCCTGTCAGATTTCTGAAAAATCCTTGCCAAACTCACAATATGAATGCAAGGAATTTCTCAAGTGAAAAACAGTAGGAGATCTATAATGTCTGCTGAGCAAGAAGAGGAATGGGAACACAGTCATAAAATACCAGGCACCGGCATATACTGCAGAGCACAAACTTGGAAAGGTTCCTTCCTATGCTACTTTTCCTGGCTGATATCATGCAGCCGGTATATCCCGGTGAGAGACTGTGGAGAGGGATTTTAttaagggggaagggagcaaatgCCATGTAGAAACGCGGATGAAATTCATACCAAAGTACAAATGGTATTTCCACTCTCCCACTCTACGAAGTTAGATCCTGAGATTTGCAGACCTCTCTCTGATTCAGTGAAGGGGCAATAGATGAAGGGAGATAAACACAATGTACTGCAGGCCTTCAAtcacatccagggccggctccagggtttttgccgccccaagcggcggggaaaaaaaaaaaaaagccgcgatcagcggcagctccaccgcaccgctttcttcttcggaggcaattcggcggcaggttctTCCC
This genomic window from Emys orbicularis isolate rEmyOrb1 chromosome 3, rEmyOrb1.hap1, whole genome shotgun sequence contains:
- the MALL gene encoding MAL-like protein isoform X2; the encoded protein is MASKDLPPPVTHTEPDMPSGAKIFRTVPYAFILPELIFGCWVWILVAATTVYFPMLQGWVMYVSLSSFSFSLMFLLCYLFGFHRNSDSWKVVFFAFITALLYILHAFSIYYH